From Kineosporia succinea, the proteins below share one genomic window:
- a CDS encoding helix-turn-helix domain-containing protein yields the protein MSTAGALGETLQAWRARISPEDVGLPTYGERRRVSGLRREELALLAGVSASYYTRLEQGHSRNASPEVLDAIARALNLTAAERQHLGTLAAVRPRTTPRRPPAEHVDEALSDLLTALGDVPALVLGRRSDVLAWNPAGHALLAGHLAADGPHHARTRPNMTELVFLDPDVRALYADWPAKARAVVGNLRLTAGLHADDPLLAALIGRLSLNSPDFARLWGDHRVHPCATADYELHHPLVGTLTVTQQSLKALQAPEQTLVTCTAPAASPSAQALALLAQLRPHLRRPSHETRIPRHPDGGGHMIEIAQ from the coding sequence ATGAGTACTGCCGGAGCGCTGGGTGAGACGCTGCAGGCGTGGCGCGCGCGGATCAGCCCGGAGGACGTCGGTCTGCCCACCTACGGTGAACGCCGCCGGGTCAGCGGTCTGCGCCGCGAGGAACTCGCCCTGCTGGCCGGGGTCAGCGCCTCCTACTACACCCGGCTCGAGCAGGGGCACTCCCGCAACGCGTCGCCCGAGGTGCTCGACGCGATCGCCCGGGCCCTGAACCTCACGGCCGCCGAACGCCAGCACCTGGGCACCCTCGCCGCCGTCAGGCCGCGCACCACGCCGCGACGCCCACCGGCCGAGCACGTCGACGAGGCCCTCTCCGACCTGCTCACCGCACTCGGTGACGTGCCCGCACTCGTGCTCGGGCGCCGCAGCGACGTCCTCGCCTGGAACCCGGCCGGCCATGCCCTGCTGGCCGGGCACCTCGCCGCGGACGGCCCGCACCACGCCCGCACGCGTCCCAACATGACCGAACTCGTCTTCCTCGACCCCGACGTCCGGGCCCTGTACGCCGACTGGCCCGCCAAGGCCCGCGCCGTCGTGGGCAACCTGCGCCTCACCGCCGGACTGCACGCCGACGACCCGCTCCTGGCGGCCCTGATCGGGCGCCTCTCCCTGAACTCACCCGACTTCGCGCGTCTGTGGGGCGACCACCGCGTCCACCCTTGTGCCACGGCTGATTACGAACTGCACCATCCGCTGGTGGGCACGCTCACCGTCACCCAGCAGTCGCTGAAGGCCCTGCAGGCGCCCGAGCAGACGCTGGTCACCTGCACGGCCCCGGCCGCAAGCCCCTCCGCACAGGCTCTGGCACTGCTGGCTCAGCTCCGGCCGCACCTGAGACGGCCGTCTCACGAAACGCGGATCCCCCGGCATCCGGACGGCGGAGGGCACATGATCGAGATCGCTCAGTGA
- a CDS encoding SMI1/KNR4 family protein, producing MPRSLLSHLTLRAWLERWSREAIQQAEAIGLTVTDEMRATGWIGTAPASETDIARAETRLGRQLPPSLREFYAVTDGWPALTMDFGAVRPVGEIGWTRDLAPGLIEEWQEDAPRLHRSLLLNTGVDHLLLDPARTSEHGEWAAVGFTTWYPGAGEEQPSFRAEMEDQYATFLTFDGPDSQTHTEIAEQVDHAYRLLLAGDRTEEDVFEQAGRFNDARALVLAIQVRALTGGDPDHSDLMWRSRAVTGDAAVQNDLLPLLVVGALDPDAAQEHRMTSFSQSSPPEFASQARQLAVRFRFERGLTADFSRTPAWARTVEQARQLLKAGQDDEAFGVVLSGLGDWTPETGMHLAPLGLLWDKEFGPIMTAERRRRLLSTPRGPEPGPV from the coding sequence ATGCCCCGCAGCCTGCTCAGCCACCTGACCCTGCGCGCCTGGCTCGAGCGCTGGAGCCGCGAAGCGATCCAGCAGGCCGAGGCCATCGGGCTCACCGTCACCGACGAGATGCGCGCCACCGGCTGGATCGGCACCGCCCCCGCGAGCGAGACCGACATCGCCCGCGCCGAGACCCGGCTCGGTCGTCAACTGCCGCCGTCACTGCGGGAGTTCTACGCCGTGACCGACGGCTGGCCCGCCCTCACCATGGACTTCGGGGCCGTGCGCCCCGTCGGTGAGATCGGCTGGACCCGCGACCTGGCCCCCGGCCTGATCGAGGAATGGCAGGAGGACGCACCTCGGCTGCACCGCAGCCTGCTCCTGAACACCGGTGTCGACCACCTCCTGCTCGACCCGGCCCGCACCTCCGAGCACGGTGAGTGGGCCGCCGTCGGCTTCACCACCTGGTACCCGGGCGCCGGTGAGGAACAACCCTCGTTCCGGGCCGAGATGGAAGACCAGTACGCCACCTTCCTCACCTTCGACGGCCCCGACAGCCAGACCCACACCGAGATCGCCGAGCAGGTCGACCACGCCTACCGGCTGCTCCTGGCCGGTGACCGCACCGAGGAAGACGTCTTCGAGCAGGCCGGCCGCTTCAACGACGCCCGGGCACTGGTGCTCGCGATCCAGGTACGGGCCCTGACCGGCGGCGACCCCGACCACTCCGACCTGATGTGGCGCTCGCGGGCCGTGACCGGCGACGCGGCGGTGCAGAACGACCTGCTGCCGTTGCTGGTCGTCGGCGCCCTGGATCCCGACGCCGCGCAGGAACACCGGATGACCTCGTTCTCGCAGAGCTCGCCGCCCGAGTTCGCCTCCCAGGCGAGGCAACTGGCGGTGCGCTTCCGGTTCGAGCGGGGTCTGACGGCGGACTTCTCGCGGACGCCGGCCTGGGCCCGCACCGTCGAGCAGGCGCGTCAGCTGCTCAAGGCGGGGCAGGACGACGAGGCGTTCGGTGTGGTGCTGTCCGGCCTGGGCGACTGGACGCCCGAGACCGGGATGCACCTGGCGCCGCTGGGTCTGTTGTGGGACAAGGAGTTCGGGCCGATCATGACCGCCGAGCGGCGCCGGCGGTTGCTGAGCACGCCTCGGGGTCCGGAGCCCGGTCCGGTGTAG
- a CDS encoding aldo/keto reductase, whose amino-acid sequence MEHRLLGRTGLAVSPLCLGTMMFGPWGNDDRADSVRVIHRALDAGITFIDTADVYSAGVSEEIVGEALRGRRDDVVLATKFFMPMGEHPNQGGGSRKWIFQAVENSLRRLGTDYIDLYQVHRPSAVMDVEETLGALTDLVRQGKVRYIGSSSYSGSQIVEAQWVARERRLERFVTEQPPYSILVRGIEQDVLPALQRHGMGTLTYSPLAGGWLSGRWRRDAAGSPTSSARPAARFDMSSPANRRKLEVVEELALLAERENLTLIELALAWVINHPGVTSAIIGPRTTEQLESQLPAADIVLRAEVLDRIDELVAPGVTINPDDNSYGASELTAEARRR is encoded by the coding sequence ATGGAACACCGGCTTCTGGGCCGCACCGGTCTGGCCGTCAGTCCGCTGTGCCTGGGCACGATGATGTTCGGGCCGTGGGGCAACGACGACCGCGCCGATTCGGTCAGGGTCATCCACCGGGCGCTGGACGCGGGGATCACCTTCATCGACACCGCCGACGTGTACTCGGCCGGGGTCTCGGAGGAGATCGTCGGCGAGGCGCTGCGGGGGCGGCGCGACGACGTGGTGCTGGCGACGAAGTTCTTCATGCCGATGGGCGAGCACCCCAATCAGGGCGGCGGGTCACGGAAGTGGATCTTCCAGGCGGTCGAGAACTCGCTGCGCCGGCTGGGGACCGACTACATCGACCTGTACCAGGTGCACCGGCCGAGCGCGGTGATGGACGTCGAGGAGACCCTCGGTGCGCTGACCGATCTGGTGCGCCAGGGCAAGGTGCGGTACATCGGCTCGTCGTCGTACTCCGGTTCGCAGATCGTGGAGGCCCAGTGGGTCGCCCGCGAGCGCCGTCTGGAGCGGTTCGTCACCGAGCAGCCGCCGTACTCGATCCTGGTGCGGGGTATCGAGCAGGACGTGCTGCCGGCGCTCCAGCGGCACGGCATGGGGACGCTGACGTACAGTCCGCTGGCCGGTGGCTGGTTGTCGGGTCGCTGGCGTAGGGACGCGGCGGGCTCGCCGACGTCGTCGGCCCGCCCCGCGGCGCGGTTCGACATGTCGAGCCCGGCCAACCGGCGCAAGCTCGAGGTGGTCGAGGAGCTGGCGCTCCTGGCCGAGCGCGAGAACCTGACGCTGATCGAGCTGGCGCTCGCCTGGGTGATCAACCACCCGGGCGTGACGTCGGCGATCATCGGGCCGCGCACGACGGAGCAGCTGGAGTCTCAGTTGCCGGCGGCCGACATCGTGCTCAGGGCCGAGGTTCTCGACCGGATCGACGAGCTGGTGGCACCGGGGGTGACGATCAATCCGGACGACAACAGTTACGGCGCCTCGGAGCTGACGGCCGAGGCGCGGCGGCGGTGA
- a CDS encoding SMI1/KNR4 family protein, with protein sequence MPATAPVTVEEWRAFLTGYSREVLSSPDQEREQATPEGIVTVSRFSPEMLESRWVGNVPAEEAEIAEAEARLERRLPPSFRNFYRVSNGWGEAGEFGEDLWPLAELAWVRGHDFEDLVDSWHGVLEDSVLARLRDGLAIGYADGGAGDYWFLVPPPNRAEEEWTPYVWAAGSGQEPEPFETFGALMVSVREGLSS encoded by the coding sequence ATGCCCGCAACCGCACCGGTCACCGTCGAGGAATGGCGCGCGTTCCTCACCGGGTACAGCCGGGAGGTCCTGAGCTCCCCCGACCAGGAGCGGGAGCAGGCCACCCCCGAGGGCATCGTCACCGTCTCCCGCTTCAGTCCCGAGATGCTCGAGAGCCGCTGGGTGGGCAACGTCCCGGCCGAGGAGGCCGAGATCGCCGAGGCGGAGGCCCGGCTGGAGCGTCGCCTGCCCCCGTCGTTCCGGAACTTCTACCGGGTCAGCAACGGCTGGGGCGAGGCCGGTGAGTTCGGCGAGGACCTGTGGCCGCTGGCGGAACTGGCCTGGGTGCGGGGGCACGACTTCGAGGACCTGGTCGACTCCTGGCACGGGGTTCTCGAGGACAGTGTGCTGGCGCGCCTGCGGGACGGACTGGCCATCGGGTATGCGGACGGAGGGGCCGGGGACTACTGGTTCCTGGTGCCCCCGCCGAACCGGGCCGAGGAGGAGTGGACGCCGTACGTGTGGGCCGCCGGCTCCGGCCAGGAGCCGGAGCCGTTCGAGACCTTCGGTGCGCTCATGGTTTCCGTCCGTGAAGGCCTGTCCTCCTGA
- a CDS encoding alpha/beta fold hydrolase: MNSRMYVLVHGAWHTGEVWERVATRLEGQGHRVLTPTLTGYGETAHLLGAAIDLETHIDDIVGLLLREDLADVVLVGHSYAGMVISGVAHRVPERVGQLVYVDAMVPVDGENAVDVMPVTQHLIDAAARGATPWRIPPLPEMPAPAGLFGVTDPDDVAWLKPMVSDHALGCLTGRVRMGNPAADRVPSTHIHCVGSEPEGFERRPVPATVPPARVHELRSGHDCMVIVPDQVSALLLGV, translated from the coding sequence ATGAACTCGCGAATGTACGTACTCGTCCACGGCGCCTGGCACACCGGAGAGGTCTGGGAACGGGTCGCCACCCGGCTCGAGGGGCAGGGACACCGCGTCCTCACCCCGACCCTCACGGGCTACGGGGAGACGGCCCACCTGCTCGGTGCCGCCATCGACCTGGAGACGCACATCGACGACATCGTCGGCCTGCTCCTGCGGGAGGATCTCGCCGATGTGGTGCTCGTCGGCCACAGCTATGCGGGAATGGTGATCTCCGGGGTTGCGCACCGGGTTCCCGAACGCGTCGGGCAGCTGGTGTACGTGGACGCCATGGTGCCGGTCGACGGTGAGAACGCGGTCGACGTCATGCCCGTCACTCAGCACCTCATCGACGCCGCGGCCCGCGGTGCAACCCCGTGGCGCATCCCGCCACTGCCCGAGATGCCCGCACCCGCAGGCCTGTTCGGGGTCACCGACCCGGACGACGTCGCCTGGCTCAAGCCGATGGTCTCCGACCACGCCCTCGGCTGCCTGACCGGCCGGGTCCGGATGGGCAACCCGGCGGCCGACCGGGTCCCGAGCACCCACATCCACTGTGTCGGCAGCGAACCCGAGGGATTCGAGCGACGGCCGGTTCCCGCGACCGTCCCTCCGGCCCGGGTGCACGAACTGCGCAGTGGGCACGACTGCATGGTCATCGTCCCGGACCAGGTGAGTGCCCTGCTCCTGGGCGTCTGA
- a CDS encoding MarR family winged helix-turn-helix transcriptional regulator: protein MAQENWNVGSRFTGPLHPLGQLAVLVSARMTQVAEANGVTPMQARMLGALHDGPRGMAELAQFLSIEKAALTGLVNRAEDRGLVARQPVPGNRRSMHVAATPAGAEASQAFYTELAERLDEIIATLPARDRETFRSWTRALVDAADL, encoded by the coding sequence GTGGCACAGGAGAACTGGAACGTCGGGTCGCGCTTCACCGGTCCCCTGCATCCGCTCGGGCAGCTGGCGGTCCTGGTCAGTGCGCGGATGACGCAGGTGGCCGAGGCCAACGGCGTCACCCCGATGCAGGCCCGGATGCTGGGCGCGCTGCACGACGGCCCCCGCGGGATGGCCGAGCTGGCACAGTTCCTCAGCATCGAGAAGGCCGCCCTGACCGGGCTGGTGAACCGGGCCGAAGACCGGGGCCTGGTCGCCCGGCAGCCGGTACCGGGCAACCGGCGCTCCATGCACGTGGCCGCCACCCCCGCCGGCGCCGAGGCCTCGCAGGCCTTCTACACCGAGCTCGCCGAGCGCCTCGACGAGATCATCGCGACCCTGCCGGCGCGCGACCGGGAGACCTTCCGGAGCTGGACCCGCGCGCTGGTCGACGCCGCCGACCTGTGA
- a CDS encoding pyridoxamine 5'-phosphate oxidase family protein, translating into MTTHTAPGHLSVSACWQHLRTTDIGRLAVLVEGDVDIFPVNYTVDHGCIIVRTAGGTKLSWALAGPPVAFETDGHDSDERRFWSVVLKGRAEELTDLDERLSAGDLPLMPRHGGPKHRFLRIVPGTVTGRRFESAQHEHWHDPLAEARGRTVR; encoded by the coding sequence ATGACCACCCACACAGCGCCGGGTCACCTGTCTGTGAGCGCCTGCTGGCAACACCTGAGAACGACCGACATCGGCCGCCTCGCGGTCCTGGTGGAGGGGGACGTCGACATCTTTCCGGTCAACTACACCGTCGACCACGGATGCATCATCGTCCGGACCGCCGGAGGGACCAAGCTGTCCTGGGCCCTGGCCGGCCCACCGGTCGCCTTCGAGACCGACGGACACGACAGCGACGAGCGTCGTTTCTGGAGCGTGGTGCTCAAGGGCCGGGCCGAGGAGCTGACCGACCTGGACGAACGCCTCTCGGCCGGCGACCTTCCGCTCATGCCCCGGCACGGCGGGCCGAAACACCGCTTCCTGCGTATCGTTCCCGGCACGGTCACCGGACGCCGGTTCGAGAGCGCCCAGCACGAGCACTGGCACGACCCCCTCGCCGAGGCCCGCGGCCGCACCGTGCGATGA
- a CDS encoding WD40 repeat domain-containing protein — protein sequence MSGDDAGRSGARDWAARVRGQATPGGISLLTGLAAATSAEIWLPALLSGGAAGAAGVIAGLGGNLLASVVEEVWSRVRQEEPGERGEDGRAERLRALLQESFEWHLSGDQQRSVRLAFQRDLSRFLQTSGALEETRAEPQLHEDLVRALEGLGHSIMTGQQALFDQMLAGQDRVDEYAATQRAAFGQLLHLEQIRHSELREFMHAQGVEPGQRPVTSLPPYPGLASLGPAEAAAGYFHGRDAVLAGLLTRLAARAAGAAGEVSLLVVTGPSGVGKTSLLRAGLVPAVEHGLLGGSWPVVQLTPGHRPLRALAVEVSTRAGVAAGSLEHELATRPEALRGTLAQLRPERPDPPGRPERPGRVLIVVDQAEELFTAGCSGREREAFLRALTEVARQDALVLLSFRADFYAHFAALPGMTAHLEQAMVVPPLGRAQFLEVIEGPARAAGLTLAPGLARVLLEKAGPESLPLLAHTLRDLYENRSQNVLTLARFRELGGLAHAVSATADALYEDLHDDADRAIVRTMLLSMVSIDENGRDTRQSVTTTDLLAQFDDPRAEDVLHRLTQSRLVTSDRDTSTLAHETIITAWPRLQNWLRDDRGGLRLLQELRTAATYWNTHRGEPGTVWGGSRLDTFQAWAVQHPGALTALDQQFLGASLTYRDAQLRLTRRRQRNLQLAAATFAVLFALASGLALLSYRQTRAAEHARNVILSDRLIDQAREVLRADPRLATLLALEADRLNPGGDSRDMLTTTAYAPITRTLSGHSSTVKDVAWAPDGATFATVSEDRTARIWDAAGGRTLRVLTGHTDALRALAYSPDGRMLATSGWDGTIRLWDPATGRPLRRMATSKIDPAPVFGVAFSPDGRHLATADNTAGTARIWDVQTGRLEHTLTGHTGNVMAVAYTTDGARVITGSFDTDVRLWDARTGKSLHTIRGRPSELPQFIAVNPDGTTFAVAGTSNTVRVWGAEKGENRGFVGRGDLSQSQGIAFSPDATTLATAMAGDVIQLWDLNGATSMPTLSLDAENVSSTGLTYSPDGRSIAIGLGNRVRIWTLGTGDSARLFPATANQATQLAYSPDGILLATVAGLEDGRLRLWDARTATVRRTVEREYGGSASVAFSPDGTYLVTGDNDGSVQVREPTTGRPLHPLAITGLREQDSAFGPDHQLAVGYGDGSVRIWDLRSRQVVQTFTSPMGKINALDFTPDGSLVAVSSEDSKIQLWDAHTGELVRELTGHDSFLYELTFSADGTRLASASLDGTARIWDVTTGRELQVLEGGDQPVQAVAFAPDGASIATGGWDGYVRIWDTSTGNVMRSIGGRFGNVSSLAYTPDGTGLVLGGGSAGPVQVWDTRVDISHDTLCARAGRNLTRAEWAGHIGGDYHPTCDIG from the coding sequence ATGAGCGGCGACGACGCGGGGCGAAGTGGTGCACGGGACTGGGCCGCACGCGTGCGGGGTCAGGCCACGCCGGGGGGAATCTCGCTGCTCACCGGGCTGGCTGCTGCCACCAGCGCCGAGATCTGGCTGCCCGCTCTGCTCAGCGGTGGAGCGGCCGGCGCGGCGGGTGTGATCGCCGGTCTCGGCGGGAACCTGCTGGCCTCGGTGGTGGAGGAGGTCTGGTCCCGGGTCCGGCAGGAGGAGCCGGGTGAGCGGGGAGAAGACGGGCGGGCCGAGCGGTTGCGCGCCCTGCTGCAGGAATCGTTCGAGTGGCATCTGTCGGGTGATCAGCAACGGTCGGTGCGCCTGGCTTTCCAGCGTGACCTGAGCCGCTTCCTCCAGACCAGTGGGGCGCTGGAGGAGACCCGTGCCGAACCGCAGTTGCACGAAGACCTCGTCCGGGCGCTCGAGGGCCTGGGCCACTCGATCATGACCGGGCAGCAGGCCCTGTTCGATCAGATGCTGGCCGGGCAGGACCGGGTGGACGAGTACGCGGCCACCCAGCGTGCTGCGTTCGGCCAGCTCCTGCACCTGGAGCAGATCCGCCACTCCGAGCTGCGCGAGTTCATGCACGCGCAGGGCGTCGAGCCCGGTCAGAGGCCGGTGACGTCGTTGCCGCCCTATCCAGGCCTGGCCTCGCTCGGCCCGGCTGAGGCCGCCGCCGGCTACTTCCACGGTCGCGACGCCGTTCTCGCCGGGCTCCTGACCCGCCTGGCGGCCCGCGCCGCCGGGGCCGCCGGCGAGGTCAGCCTGCTCGTGGTCACCGGTCCCTCGGGTGTCGGCAAGACCTCGCTGCTGCGGGCCGGACTGGTGCCGGCGGTTGAGCACGGCCTGCTCGGTGGGTCCTGGCCGGTCGTTCAGCTGACGCCCGGGCACCGCCCGCTGCGGGCGCTGGCGGTCGAGGTGAGCACCCGGGCCGGGGTCGCGGCCGGTTCCCTGGAACACGAGCTGGCCACCCGGCCCGAGGCGCTGCGCGGCACCCTCGCCCAGCTGCGGCCGGAACGGCCGGACCCGCCCGGTCGGCCGGAACGGCCCGGACGGGTACTCATCGTCGTCGACCAGGCCGAGGAGCTGTTCACCGCCGGCTGTTCCGGACGCGAACGCGAAGCGTTCCTGAGAGCCCTGACCGAGGTGGCCCGTCAGGATGCGCTGGTCCTCCTCAGTTTCCGCGCGGACTTCTACGCCCACTTCGCCGCCCTGCCCGGGATGACGGCCCATCTCGAACAGGCCATGGTGGTGCCGCCTCTGGGACGCGCCCAGTTCCTCGAGGTGATCGAGGGCCCGGCCCGGGCCGCAGGGCTGACGCTCGCGCCGGGCCTGGCCCGGGTCCTGCTGGAGAAGGCGGGCCCGGAGTCCCTGCCCCTGCTGGCCCACACCCTCCGGGACCTGTACGAGAACCGCAGCCAGAACGTGCTGACCCTGGCCCGGTTCCGTGAGCTCGGAGGGCTCGCGCACGCCGTCAGCGCCACGGCCGACGCCCTGTACGAGGACCTGCACGACGACGCCGACCGCGCCATCGTGCGCACGATGCTGCTGAGCATGGTCAGCATCGACGAGAACGGTCGGGACACCCGCCAGAGCGTCACCACCACCGACCTTCTCGCCCAGTTCGACGACCCGCGCGCGGAGGACGTGCTGCACCGCCTCACCCAGAGCCGGCTGGTCACGTCCGACCGCGACACCAGCACCCTGGCGCACGAGACCATCATCACCGCCTGGCCCAGGCTGCAGAACTGGCTGCGTGACGACCGCGGTGGCCTGCGCCTGCTGCAGGAGCTGCGTACGGCCGCCACCTACTGGAACACTCACCGCGGTGAACCCGGAACTGTCTGGGGTGGAAGCCGTCTCGACACCTTCCAGGCCTGGGCGGTGCAGCACCCCGGTGCCCTGACGGCGCTCGACCAGCAGTTCCTCGGCGCCAGCCTGACCTACCGGGACGCCCAGCTGAGACTCACGCGTCGGCGCCAGCGCAATCTGCAGCTGGCCGCAGCCACGTTCGCCGTGCTGTTCGCTCTCGCCTCAGGGCTGGCCCTGCTCTCGTACCGGCAGACCCGCGCCGCCGAACACGCCCGCAACGTGATCCTGTCGGACCGGCTGATCGACCAGGCCCGCGAGGTCCTGCGCGCCGATCCGCGCCTGGCCACCCTGCTGGCACTGGAGGCGGACCGGCTCAATCCCGGCGGTGACAGCCGCGACATGCTCACCACCACCGCGTACGCACCGATCACCCGTACCCTGAGCGGGCATTCGTCCACCGTGAAAGACGTGGCCTGGGCCCCGGACGGCGCCACCTTCGCCACCGTCTCCGAAGATCGCACCGCCCGGATCTGGGACGCGGCCGGCGGCCGGACCCTGCGCGTCCTGACCGGGCACACCGACGCCCTGCGCGCCCTGGCCTACTCACCCGACGGCCGGATGCTGGCCACCAGCGGCTGGGACGGGACCATCCGCCTGTGGGATCCCGCGACGGGCCGTCCCCTTCGCCGGATGGCCACGTCGAAGATCGACCCGGCACCGGTCTTCGGGGTCGCCTTCAGCCCGGACGGGCGTCACCTGGCCACCGCCGACAACACCGCCGGCACGGCGCGGATCTGGGACGTGCAGACCGGCCGGCTGGAGCACACCCTCACGGGTCACACCGGCAACGTCATGGCCGTCGCCTACACGACCGACGGCGCCCGGGTCATCACCGGAAGCTTCGACACCGACGTGCGCCTGTGGGACGCCCGCACCGGAAAGTCGCTGCACACCATCAGAGGCCGGCCCAGCGAGCTGCCCCAGTTCATCGCGGTCAATCCCGACGGCACGACGTTCGCCGTCGCCGGGACCTCGAACACCGTGCGTGTGTGGGGTGCGGAGAAGGGTGAGAACCGCGGGTTCGTCGGACGTGGCGACCTGTCCCAGTCCCAGGGCATCGCGTTCAGCCCCGACGCCACGACCCTGGCCACGGCCATGGCCGGTGACGTCATCCAGTTGTGGGACCTGAACGGCGCGACCAGCATGCCGACCCTCAGTCTCGACGCCGAGAACGTCAGCTCCACCGGCCTGACCTACAGCCCCGACGGCCGCTCCATCGCGATCGGCCTGGGTAACCGGGTGCGGATCTGGACGCTCGGCACCGGTGACAGCGCACGGCTGTTCCCCGCGACGGCCAACCAGGCCACGCAGCTGGCCTACTCCCCGGACGGGATCCTGCTCGCCACCGTGGCAGGCCTGGAGGACGGGCGGCTGCGGCTCTGGGACGCCCGTACCGCGACCGTCCGTCGCACCGTCGAGCGCGAGTACGGCGGGTCTGCCTCGGTCGCCTTCAGCCCCGACGGCACCTACCTGGTCACCGGGGACAACGACGGCTCGGTCCAGGTCCGGGAGCCCACCACCGGCCGCCCTCTGCACCCGCTGGCGATCACCGGGTTGCGCGAGCAGGACTCCGCCTTCGGCCCTGACCACCAACTGGCCGTGGGGTACGGGGACGGCTCCGTCCGGATCTGGGACCTGCGCTCACGACAAGTGGTCCAGACCTTCACCAGCCCGATGGGCAAGATCAACGCCCTGGACTTCACCCCGGACGGCAGTCTGGTGGCGGTCTCGTCCGAGGACAGCAAGATCCAGCTGTGGGACGCCCACACCGGAGAACTCGTGCGTGAGCTCACCGGGCACGACAGCTTCCTGTACGAGCTCACCTTCAGCGCCGACGGAACCCGCCTGGCCAGCGCCAGTCTCGACGGCACGGCCCGGATCTGGGACGTGACCACCGGCCGGGAACTCCAGGTGCTCGAGGGCGGCGACCAGCCCGTGCAGGCCGTCGCATTCGCACCGGACGGCGCGAGCATCGCCACCGGCGGCTGGGACGGCTACGTCCGCATCTGGGACACCTCGACGGGCAATGTGATGCGCTCCATCGGTGGACGTTTCGGGAACGTCTCCTCCCTGGCCTACACCCCGGACGGCACCGGTCTCGTCCTCGGCGGCGGTTCCGCCGGCCCCGTACAGGTCTGGGACACCCGGGTCGACATCTCCCACGACACTCTGTGCGCCCGGGCCGGGCGCAACCTCACCCGGGCCGAATGGGCCGGTCACATCGGGGGTGACTACCACCCGACCTGCGACATCGGGTAG
- a CDS encoding COG4705 family protein yields the protein MTTNTAAHLTPGPKAHQMLNKVPEITVWFWIIKILCTTVGESFADWINMTLGVGLASTALFFTVVFAVVLTVQMRLKRYVPVAYWLTVVVVSITGTLFTDVLTDRQGLPLKYSSLGFGVLLAVVLGAWYARERTLSIHSIVTVPREAFYWLTVLVTFALGTATGDWTLELTGWGPGTAVLLPAALIALVAVCRWGGGQPVLAFWLAYVLTRPLGANIGDWLATPRPERGLGLGTAGTSVVFLIAIAATVAHLTHSRADTIAGDHELTSAADPKRHRLALGVYAVAALGTTLLLHHTSQQPHADPLAEGETSASGVQLSPARAQENLPAPDVAALLAITRNIGTSVSRGDRAGALACAKNLETLWDEGQSRLQPLDGAAWGFYDTEIDHVLTAVRTSAPDRTREQDAVAALLTSLS from the coding sequence ATGACGACCAACACCGCCGCACACCTGACGCCCGGGCCGAAGGCCCACCAGATGCTGAACAAGGTCCCCGAGATCACCGTCTGGTTCTGGATCATCAAGATTCTGTGCACCACGGTCGGTGAGAGCTTCGCCGACTGGATCAACATGACCCTCGGCGTCGGTCTGGCCAGCACCGCTCTGTTCTTCACCGTCGTGTTCGCGGTGGTGCTCACCGTGCAGATGCGGCTGAAACGGTACGTTCCGGTGGCCTACTGGCTGACCGTCGTGGTCGTCAGCATCACCGGCACCCTGTTCACGGACGTCCTCACCGACCGCCAGGGCCTTCCGCTGAAGTACAGCAGCCTGGGTTTCGGCGTGCTGCTGGCCGTCGTCCTCGGCGCCTGGTACGCCCGTGAGCGCACCCTGTCGATCCACAGCATCGTCACCGTGCCGCGGGAGGCGTTCTACTGGCTGACCGTGCTCGTGACCTTCGCCCTGGGCACCGCGACCGGTGACTGGACGCTGGAGCTGACCGGGTGGGGCCCGGGCACGGCGGTGCTGCTGCCGGCCGCCCTGATCGCCCTGGTGGCCGTCTGCCGCTGGGGCGGTGGCCAGCCGGTGCTGGCGTTCTGGCTCGCCTACGTCCTGACCCGCCCTCTGGGGGCCAACATCGGCGACTGGTTGGCAACGCCCCGTCCGGAGCGGGGCCTGGGACTCGGCACGGCCGGCACCAGCGTCGTCTTCCTGATCGCCATCGCCGCGACCGTGGCCCACCTGACGCACAGCCGGGCCGACACCATCGCCGGTGACCACGAGCTCACGTCCGCCGCCGACCCGAAGCGTCACCGGCTGGCTCTGGGCGTCTACGCCGTCGCGGCCCTGGGAACGACCCTTCTGCTGCACCACACCTCGCAGCAGCCGCACGCCGACCCGCTCGCCGAGGGCGAGACCTCCGCGTCCGGTGTTCAACTGAGCCCGGCGCGGGCCCAGGAGAACCTCCCGGCCCCGGACGTGGCGGCTCTGCTGGCCATCACCCGGAACATCGGGACCAGCGTCTCGAGAGGGGACCGGGCCGGGGCCCTCGCCTGTGCCAAGAACCTGGAGACCCTCTGGGACGAGGGGCAGTCCCGGCTGCAGCCCCTGGACGGCGCGGCCTGGGGGTTCTACGACACGGAGATCGACCATGTCCTGACGGCCGTCCGGACGAGCGCCCCGGATCGGACGAGGGAGCAGGACGCGGTGGCAGCACTGCTCACGTCCCTGTCCTGA